Below is a genomic region from Cottoperca gobio chromosome 24, fCotGob3.1, whole genome shotgun sequence.
ctgcagcaacaAATGCATCATCAACATCAAACGCAACATCAGatgcaacaacagcaacagcaccaccatcaacatcagcagcagctccaaATTCAAATCCCTGTTCCCTCAATGTCATCAGGGCAGCCTTCTGGTGCAGCTGTGCACCAGCTCCAGCAggggtctctgcagatacaaATACCTGCTGATTTGGTGGTTGAGAGAGCAGCGGTGGGTGAACACGAGCACCTACTGAAAATCAAAACCATGCGGCCAACTCCACAGCTGGCTGAGGGTGATACGGTGGTGTTTAGTGCCCCTCTGGAGCTCAGCAAGATGAACCCCCCGCCCCCCTACCCCGGGACAgtggctgctgctgtggctgccGCGGCAGCTGCTGCCGCCTCAGCATTAGCCTCCGCTGCAGCATCCAGTCCTGCATCTGGATCAGGAGGGGGCACTAATGGGACTCCTCCCCCTGGTGACCTTTGTCTGAAGAAGGGAGAGTTCTCACTGTATCCTTTGGGTCAGCAACAAGCGCAGTACCCCACACCACTGGGATATGAGAGGATAACAACATTTGACAGCAGTGGGAATGTGGAGGAAGTATGTCGTCCTCGAACGCGCCTTGTCTGCAATCAGAATGTCTACACACTCCAGGGTCCTGGCAGCTCTGCCACTCTCAGGGTCACCTCCTCAGCTGAAAAGAAGAACCAGCTGCCATATGCCTCCGCCACACTCAACAGACTCACCGCACCTCGCTATTCCATACCCAGCGGAGACCCGCCCCCGTACCCTGacccagccaatcagagcagtgCTGTTGGCAGGAACCCTGGACAGAGGCTTGACAGCAGTCTGATCCATGCCACTCTCAGGAGAAACAGCCGAGAGGCCGCTCTCAAAGTTTCCCAGATGCTGGAGCCGCCCAGACCACTGCCTCCTAAGACTAaaaacagtagtagtagtgcacTAGCAGCCTCATTCCAGCAGAGGGTGCCAACAGCCTTATACACATGCAGTCAGTGTAGCAGTGGATCCAGTGTTGGAAGCACTGCCCCAGGGAGCACTAATGGAATAGCAGGAGGGACTATTATCAGGCAGGATTTCCCTCCAGGGAACGGGGCACCACACAGCACAGTTATTGTTCACTCCAACAGCACTACTCCTCTGGCCTCCCAGTCCTCTTACAGCCTGCTGAGCGCTCTTGAAGGATCTGGGACTGCAGTAGGAGGAGGAAGTAACAGAGACAGGGCTGATTATGTTAATTCAGCATTTACTGAGGATGAATCGCTGAACCAGTCACTGAGGAATCTGGCGCTTGGAGGAAATGATGCATCAGGGCTGGTTGTCAAACGGCCACCTCCCTATCAGTGGGACCCAGCTGCCACAGAAGAGGTGTGGGTTCCTCAGGAACGGACAGCAACGTTGAATCCCACTGGTCCCCCCGGACCCCACAAACCACCTCCACTTATTCTTAGCCCAGCTCAGCACTTAGATGTGTCGAGGCTGCCTTTTGTCCTTTCTCCAAAGTCCCCCACCAGCCCAAGTGCTGCATCATTtcaagctgctgcagcagctgcaggctaCCAAATCTCTCTTCAGTACCCTCCAGCAACTGCCTATTCTGGAGCCCAGCTACAGGCCATCCCGGGGTCACCACGCCCCTGCTCCTCCCCAAAGGAGGTGGTGGCACCAGTACCCTTCTCACAGCAGGAAGCAACCCTTGTCTTACCGCCTGGTTACCCTTCAAACCTGGCAAACCTCACCTGCTGCCCTCTCCCACCTATGTATCCAGGAGGAAGTTCTGGTGCTGGGCTGCCCATTCCCTCCATTGCCCTCCACACTCCTTGGGGTACCTATAATTCTTGCCCGCCAATACCCAGTCCTGCTGTGCCACTACCACCCAAAGCCTCCCACATGGCAATAGACAAAAATGTTCTctcgccgcctcctcctccaccaccccctccaccaccaccagcagagctgcagagccaTGGTGGATTACAAGAGGCCATGGCAGAGGCTGGGGAAGGTTTTCAGGAGGTGCTCTCCTTGACTGAGAGCCCTGTCCAACAGCGGTCTGAGAAGTTCGGCAAGAAGAACCGCAAGCGAGTGGATGGGCGCGCTGAGGAGGCTAATGTGCCGCCTTTGGCTGAAGGGAGCAAGTCGAAAAAAGAGGGCAGAGCTTTGGGTGATTTCAACTCACTCATCTCAAGTCCGCGGCTGGGAGGGAGGGacaagaagaagctgaagggaCAGAAAGAGCAGCAGTTGAAGGCCAAGAAGTTGAGTAAGGCCACTGCCAATAGTGAGTTCCAGGACAGTTCAGAAAGTGAGCCAGAGCTCTTCATCAGTGGGGATGAGCTGCTCAATCAGTGCCAGAGTGGTAAGAAGGGCTGGAAGAGTAAGAGGAACTTGAGGGCTGCCAGCGAGCTGGACGAGATCAAGTGTCGAAAGGCCAACGAGAAGGAGGACCGAGGGCTGGGCAGCCAGGGGTTTGTGTATGTCATGGCCAACAAGCAGCCACTGTGGAATGAAGCCACGCAGGTCTACCAGCTGGACTTTGGTGGCCGCGTCACACAGGAGTCTGCCAAGAACTTTCAAATTGAACTGGAGGGCAGACAGGTAAGAGAGCTCTTGTTCAAGAACTATCCCTCACTGCATGTTGAAATACTGTGATGAAGTTAATGATGATGTACATTCTGCAGTCTGTAttaacttttttgtttgtttttctacacaGGTGATGCAGTTTGGCAGGATTGATGGCAATGCCTACATCCTGGACTTCCAGTATCCCTTCTCTGCTGTGCAGGCCTTTGCAGTGGCTTTAGCCAATGTTACTCAACGCCTCAAATGAGATGTCCCCTCCCTACTTACCCTGAGTTATATCTgggatttaaatgcaacctGTTGAAGGGGCACAGTTGTTTCATTTGAGATTAATAAACTTTGATTTTGTGAGAGGAGACTTAAATAAGCCTGGGTCATAGAAAGAGATACAATCATGCTGCACTACACAATGCTGCCACTAGAGTTGGTGCAATAAGCATTGGCTGCATTTGCCAAGGATGCCCTCAGATTTGCTCCGTTTGGCAGTCAGTGGCACCTTGCAATGCATGTAGGGCCAAAGAGCTGAGCTTTGGTAATCACCATGCAAATAATGCTGCTTTAGCTAGAAGAAGCTTGTAGACATGATAACCGATCGGTTAACAGAGAGGAATTGTCGAGGTGCAGTTTTCAAAAGaagcagcagtaatacttgaaaaccacactctggagatcacagttgttttttttcccagagCGCACAGGTACTACTGGGCACTGAAATCCATTGCTGTACAAACTTCAGTGAAACAGTTACCACTTTATTATACTGCTTTTGCTTTTAGGGTTTTATTAAATGGTGGAGGGTAGGAgggtctttttgtttttgctctctgCCATTCCTTTTGTTACTATCTCAATCCATCTTGGCTGGAATTGAGGCTTAGATATATGCATCATTTAGGAGCACTACTAAAAGGTCACACTTTTCACTGTAGTAAAAGGTGTGTCGCTGTTAAAACGTGGGAAGGTCGAGGAGTAAATCTAGATGAGGTGAACTGCAGTCTTTTCCACATAGTTTCCTGAGACTTTGAAGGAACAAGAAATGTTACTCTGCTACATGGATTAATTTATATGTAAATTTTGTTCTTTATCTATTCAGATATTAATTTTAACATTATTGTCATTGTTTGTGATATACAATCTTTATACCCTGTCGACATAGTTTTCAACTTACCTGCTTTATTTGGGAGAACTTGGCGCTGAATTTGAATATTGCTGTGTAGTCTGGAGTAATTCAGGGGGAGGGGTGTGACTGAATAGCTTTGACTGATATATCCCGTACTTAGTGAAATACCTACATATGGTAACATGGGCGCAAAAGAAGTCGCCAAGTCCTGGATTGAACAACTTAACCTCTGGCATGAAGTGATTTGTCACCTGCTGCCACTTCTGTGAAGTGAGTGTGTAGTTTGTCCCTGTTCGTTAAAACCACACTAAACATGTAAGCAAGGTACAggaaatatttttgtatatttcacCTATGCCATTTCATACTCTTTTCAGAAGTCATGTAAATACATATCAgtcattatgtaaatgttgtaaagAGACTGGTGACTTTGACAGATGTCTGTTTACGCCTGTCTCCACTGTGTTTTAAGTGTAATTTCAGGTGTGGAGCGTCGCTGTAGTACGGTTCAACTCAACAGCTACAACCACAAAAAAAAGTTAACAGTTAAGCTGAAATCATTGTCACTGAATCTTTGAAGTCAGAACTCCAATGAAGGATGAAGCTATTGAAATCTGTTCATTTAGTAAGCTGACACTGAAATCTGAAAAGctggtgggttttttttttttcttctttcaggcAGTCAAGTCTTTGTGTTGAACTAAGGACACAGAGCAGGGCCAGCTGATAGGAGCATGGGCAggattacattatattataaataaatggatttgtTATCAGTTTAAAGGGATACTttacccccaaaatgatcatgcgtgtatcaattactcaccctgtgttaccttaaattcttgaagaaaatcttttttaaaacatgcctCCACAGTGAACTAAGAATCCAAAAACTGTGAAAATTCTTGATGAGTTGAAGTAAAAGGGGGGGCCAcgtttaaaaacagcaaaactatatcaaaacatccgtttacaaactctcgtACAACACAGGCAATTttgctaaaaccttactatttgaAACACTTCAGTGTAAACAGTCTCACGCTTGCGCAGGCGCACCCCTCATCTGTGAGAGTATTGTTTATGCGCAAGTCTTCTAAAAAAGTAAGGTTTCAGTGAAAATGCACGTGTTTGAGAAGTATTGAACATATGACATATTGGATTGTattgcacgagttgtgtgagacattgtaaacggatgttttgatatagtttgctgttgtaaattatggtccccGTTGAGGCATGtgaggaaaaacaacattttctttaagAATTCAAGATAACATTGGGTGAGTAattcatatacaaatgatcattttgggggttaAGTGTTTCTTGAAGATGGTAgccaaaatcacaaaaaaaaaaagggcagtAATATTTGGTAGGTGTGATTAGATTCACCTTTAACCTTTGTGCCAAAATATGCATTTGCTCAAATTTATAGTAAAAGAAAATGGGCCTAGATGGAAGTGTAACTTAATTCTTGATATAAAGAAAGTTATCACTTTGGAccagctttgttttggtctctgaATTGATGAGATTATTAAATTCTTTAGTGTGATCTTTCTGTATCACAACAAGATGCATGTCTGTCAGAGGGCTGTAGGGATGGggataaaaaatattttctgatcctaaaaaaaaaaaaaaaagaacatgagCATGTCATAAAGAAAATATCCATCTTTTTGTGTTGTGCAATATTTTCTTAggggaggggggaaaaaaatccTTTGTCACCATTTTTGACCAGAGTTTGATACCATTTCTTTTAGTTCAGCATCTGTTGCTGgtctacattttatttatgatattaTTTCCTGAAGGAGATATAGTAtctatacatactgtatattgtggAGTTTTCTGAACATTTCTTTGTGATCAAAAAGTTTGTTGCAAGTGTAGCCCAAATTGTGGGATGGGAAgatggggtggggtggggtctGGCCTGGTTAGGTCAGGTTGGGTGGGTGGGGGCGGGGTTTTGGGAACGGACAaattttctgtgtgttgtgaAGTTTGCATTGGATGGAAAGATGTGAATGAGTAAGTGCCCAGTTTATTGTAGTTGGTAGACTAGTTATTTAGAGTGTAACTGTCAAGTCGAGGTGTGTCTGTATTCAACTGTGCAGTCTACCAATCCCATCAGTGTTAAATCTATTATCTTTAAACTTGTGTGTGGTCATGGCttcttacacatacacacatcgtTCACTCACAAGTGTAAGCCACTGAGTTCATGTTCAGAATGGCCTATATGGACTTAGGTTAAGGATTCACTTTAAACTGATTTCATGAGATGACCTGTTGTAGATATTGTAGGATTTGGCTTTTCTTTAGAAAAAGTATGTGCTTTGTATTTGTAGATGTAGacttaaatgacaaaaacacttGAAAAGAATCTGAGTCTGATTTGGTGACTGAACGTTTATAGTGAATGGATAGTAAGGCATGCcatgtaaattattttataattgtatATGTCACGCATCTTTTGAATAAAACGTCATTGTTTCCGAAAAATGCTGTGTCTTGCCTCCTAACTTGATCCAGTATTATTGTTGAATTGATGGAATTATTGAAACCTAGCCAGCTATGGGACTAGAGTTTACTCAAGGTGGCTCTATGTCAAACAGCAAACATGTCACAGCAAATAAAGCACAGTTGGAACTAGTTCGTCTAACGTGGTACCTAAGCCTTTGAGAGGATGCGCCTTCCTggttttactgtatgtgtgtggtgctAATCCAAGTTCATAAAGTTTCACTGTTGAATACCCAAAGGTAAAAAGATAGCACATACACAGATATTCAAGAGCAACTTGACTAATCTTAATTTCACCAATTTCTTCTGGCCATTCAGTTATGACTTCTTATCTCATAATTGTGacacattttcttgttttttccttCTAAATGGCATATCTAGGTCATACTTTTGATACGTTTTCTTAGTGTCACAATTTGGATGACTTGTAGCTCATATTTATGAGAAGAATTACCATGACTTAGTAACTCATAATTACAACATTTGTGGTAAGAATTgtaatgttttgctttgtcgAACAGTAATTTACTCAGTTTTTACTGCTGCTCATGTCTGTGTTCTGcttatgtctgtatgtgttttacatttactgtattcGATGCCTTTCTTACATcatgattattgttttaaatgcatttcctgaTTTTAGGCTGCCAACTTCACACCAGGCCAGGTACTACGGAtgaaaactattattattattattgctgtccttaagaaataaactaaatacaataaatactacTCAATGAGGGGTTATCCACACCCCAATTACACTCTTAATTTGGGTTTAGGTATTTAGAAAATGCTTCATACATGGTTAAATTTTGAGGcggctgtccgtggtgctgatcTCTGATCACGtgacccccaccccccccccccccccccccccgagtgtTTCCGCCCCCTCTTCgcctttttttctgtctttgaaccgagacaaacaaaacagcttCAGCTGCATTTTCAATTAAAACGACGTTAACAATACAGCCATCATTGTACTGCTGCTCATAGGCTGCGGATTGTTTCCCCTTCGCCATTTTCAGCCGCCAGACGGCTCGCTGGTTTAAACATGGACGCAGACTACTCGTCCGGTTTGGAAAACCCTCTGTACAGCGAGCTGAAATACTTCTGTAGGAAGATACAGGAGGCCTACAACGAGCTGAAGGAGGACCTGACACCTTACCGAGATGATCGCTTTTACAGGTGGCTCTCCTGTTTATCTTCTCACACAATGCGTTACAGTGTAATGCATATGTTGGCATTTTTTTGCTGTgaattaaaatttaaaaaaacaattagccTATATATGACGAGCCTGGTTATGGTGGTAGATGCAAACGAGAGGTGCCGTGATTTATGTGGATTTATGTTCCTATTATATGTTGTCGGTTTATATTTTAGATGATGCAGGCTAAAAGGTAAGAGCAGTCCTAAAATCAATCCATTTAAGAAAATAGGCCTATCACCGGAAATTGGAAAAATAGATGAATACTTTTCATTTGACACATATTCTCAGGATGTTCTTGTATTTGTGATAATCTCACAATTTAAACGAGGTAGAAAGGCCTCTTGATTCCTATCAAAGACAACAAGTGTTGTCTTGTTGAAGGGAATTGAACCCTAAAGGCTACATCTGCATTAAATGGTGGTGAATCACCATATGcctaatttacattttaaatgttgcctTTCAAATTTTAAGAAATAgctaattagattttattttttagctcaTTAGAAATTAAAAGTCCACACTGACGTATGACGTGGTCGTGTTACGCATGCTGCAATGCTTCTTCTGACGTAGAGGACGGTCAGCAGTTATAGTTGACTTCAAGACTTTAATTAAACCTCACAAATACTTTATTACAAATAGGATTAGAAAGGTTTCCTATTAAAGTATACACAAAGTTTACTCTGCAAAGCATTTTCTCAAGAGATTTAAGGgtgattttaaatatatttccaaatgtattattgtCATCTTGTACAAAgatgtttgctttattttactttcatgtTATATTCGGATTATTTACCTATGACAGAATATTTGAGGAACACATTTGATATACACAAGTGTAAGTTTACACTtgatgattttaaaaaacattcgTTTGATCTGTACATAAAAACGATTAAATCGTGTACCAATAAAAAGGCCATTGAAACTGTAAGGGCATGtatgatatgtatgtatgatatgtatgtatgatatgtatgtatgatatgtatgtatgatatgtatgatatgtatgatatgtatgtatgtatgtatgtatgtatgtatgtatgtatgtaaatatacaattacaaattgtgcctttaaaatattccgtttttcttttaattatttactaacagatttattttttgtctaaTTTCCTCACTTTCTATGGTTGCCCCCCTGGCATGTTTGAATGTATGAATTTGCactgtgtctttttatttattgttaaactATGCGAATTACTATGtgaatttatttaataaaaaaataccaTAGTAATAGAATTAAATtagaatgggggggggggagggggcgtTACCTTCGACACTTTAAACCGTACGCCTGTTTTTGGAATAAAATAAGTCTTAGccacaaataaaatacatcaacCTAATGTCTAACATTTAATCACAACAGCTTCATAAACTTAACAAGCACGTTCATCTAAAAGGGAAGCCCCTTGTCACGTGGACACGGCCCCTCCCATTTGATGACGTTGCATTCCAGTTGTCCAGAGTTGTCGCAGGCTGATGTTGATACACGGACAACACGGATGTGGATTTACTGCGAAATTTTAACGTTTTTTGTCGGCACCGAGACTGCGAAGCGACAGAAATGGAGCTGTAAGTGTAAACTTTAGTCAGCGGATACGCCTGAGATATGGCACCGATGTTAAACGTGTGagctacagtgtgtgtagctATTTTCTGCCATATGTTACTGCTAGCATAAACTAGCATGGAGGCTATCAGTGTTGACATACCCGGACTCGAACCTCAATTAACCACAAAGCAAACATTACTCATGTCAGTTTGTTCCACTCACTTTCTGCTTGTAATGGgtatctagtgtgtgtgtgttaactctAACCAATGTCTTCCTGTGACAGATTGGCCCCCATGCGGCTCTACACCCTGTCCAAAAGACATTTTGTCTTGGTCTTCGTGTTCTTTCTGATCTGCTTTGGCCTCACAGTCTTTATTGGGATTGCAGGTATGGCTGATAAACATTTCTCCAACACTGGCCC
It encodes:
- the tulp4a gene encoding tubby-related protein 4a isoform X1 → MFAAVEHGPVLCSDSNILCLSWKGRVPKSEKEKPVCRKRYYEEGWLATGNGRGVVGVTFTSSHCRRDRPTPQRVNFNLRGHNSEVVLVRWNEPFQKLATCDTDGGIFVWIQYEGRWSVELVNDRGAQVSDFTWSHDGTQALISYRDGFVLVGSVSGQRHWSSEINLESQITCGIWTPDDQQVLFGTADGQVIVMDCHGRMLAHILLHESDGIVSMSWNYPCFLVEDSSESDTDSDDYSPPQVHSLKPLLTVSFTSGDISLMNNYDDLSPTLIRTNLKDVVVQWCSQGDLLAVAGMERPLLSTDPSGPHPSGPHPTRSALVKFYNVRGEHIYTLDTPAQRPITTLCWGHRDSRLFLACGPALYVVRVEHRVANLQLLCQQGIATAVKEEKDVAKLTMPSRLCSYVTTAFVPTIKPPIPDPNNMRDFVSYPTAGNERLHCTMKRTEDNPEVGGPCYTLYLEYLGGLVPILKGRRISKLRPEFVIMDPKTDGKTDEIYGNSLISAMIDSCNCSDSSDIELSDDWVGKKSPKISRGSKSPKLPRINIDPRKSPKLSRATQDISRSPRLPIRKPSIGSPSLTRREFPLDDITQQNYLAQVTSNIWGTKFKIVGLATFLPTNLGAVIYKTSLLHLQPRQMTIYLPEVRKISMDYINLPVFSPNVFSEDEDDLPVTGPAGATDDNPPCTVNIPIAPIHSPAQAMSPAQSIGLVQSLLANQNVQLDVLTNPTATPAGAAAGGSDQSQDTILTAQYTVPTRYSSPGQVIFGGLEIGRLMVGPPPSHHPSQQQQQQQQQQQQQQPSHHPQQHQQVQHHHQQLQQQHQLQQQQQHQLQQQHQLQQQQQQMLQHQHLQQQQQLQQQHIQQQLQHIQQQHQHQLQQQMQQQQQMQQQHQQIQQQLQQQMHHQHQTQHQMQQQQQHHHQHQQQLQIQIPVPSMSSGQPSGAAVHQLQQGSLQIQIPADLVVERAAVGEHEHLLKIKTMRPTPQLAEGDTVVFSAPLELSKMNPPPPYPGTVAAAVAAAAAAAASALASAAASSPASGSGGGTNGTPPPGDLCLKKGEFSLYPLGQQQAQYPTPLGYERITTFDSSGNVEEVCRPRTRLVCNQNVYTLQGPGSSATLRVTSSAEKKNQLPYASATLNRLTAPRYSIPSGDPPPYPDPANQSSAVGRNPGQRLDSSLIHATLRRNSREAALKVSQMLEPPRPLPPKTKNSSSSALAASFQQRVPTALYTCSQCSSGSSVGSTAPGSTNGIAGGTIIRQDFPPGNGAPHSTVIVHSNSTTPLASQSSYSLLSALEGSGTAVGGGSNRDRADYVNSAFTEDESLNQSLRNLALGGNDASGLVVKRPPPYQWDPAATEEVWVPQERTATLNPTGPPGPHKPPPLILSPAQHLDVSRLPFVLSPKSPTSPSAASFQAAAAAAGYQISLQYPPATAYSGAQLQAIPGSPRPCSSPKEVVAPVPFSQQEATLVLPPGYPSNLANLTCCPLPPMYPGGSSGAGLPIPSIALHTPWGTYNSCPPIPSPAVPLPPKASHMAIDKNVLSPPPPPPPPPPPPAELQSHGGLQEAMAEAGEGFQEVLSLTESPVQQRSEKFGKKNRKRVDGRAEEANVPPLAEGSKSKKEGRALGDFNSLISSPRLGGRDKKKLKGQKEQQLKAKKLSKATANSEFQDSSESEPELFISGDELLNQCQSGKKGWKSKRNLRAASELDEIKCRKANEKEDRGLGSQGFVYVMANKQPLWNEATQVYQLDFGGRVTQESAKNFQIELEGRQVMQFGRIDGNAYILDFQYPFSAVQAFAVALANVTQRLK
- the tulp4a gene encoding tubby-related protein 4a isoform X2; this translates as MTVHSLKPLLTVSFTSGDISLMNNYDDLSPTLIRTNLKDVVVQWCSQGDLLAVAGMERPLLSTDPSGPHPSGPHPTRSALVKFYNVRGEHIYTLDTPAQRPITTLCWGHRDSRLFLACGPALYVVRVEHRVANLQLLCQQGIATAVKEEKDVAKLTMPSRLCSYVTTAFVPTIKPPIPDPNNMRDFVSYPTAGNERLHCTMKRTEDNPEVGGPCYTLYLEYLGGLVPILKGRRISKLRPEFVIMDPKTDGKTDEIYGNSLISAMIDSCNCSDSSDIELSDDWVGKKSPKISRGSKSPKLPRINIDPRKSPKLSRATQDISRSPRLPIRKPSIGSPSLTRREFPLDDITQQNYLAQVTSNIWGTKFKIVGLATFLPTNLGAVIYKTSLLHLQPRQMTIYLPEVRKISMDYINLPVFSPNVFSEDEDDLPVTGPAGATDDNPPCTVNIPIAPIHSPAQAMSPAQSIGLVQSLLANQNVQLDVLTNPTATPAGAAAGGSDQSQDTILTAQYTVPTRYSSPGQVIFGGLEIGRLMVGPPPSHHPSQQQQQQQQQQQQQQPSHHPQQHQQVQHHHQQLQQQHQLQQQQQHQLQQQHQLQQQQQQMLQHQHLQQQQQLQQQHIQQQLQHIQQQHQHQLQQQMQQQQQMQQQHQQIQQQLQQQMHHQHQTQHQMQQQQQHHHQHQQQLQIQIPVPSMSSGQPSGAAVHQLQQGSLQIQIPADLVVERAAVGEHEHLLKIKTMRPTPQLAEGDTVVFSAPLELSKMNPPPPYPGTVAAAVAAAAAAAASALASAAASSPASGSGGGTNGTPPPGDLCLKKGEFSLYPLGQQQAQYPTPLGYERITTFDSSGNVEEVCRPRTRLVCNQNVYTLQGPGSSATLRVTSSAEKKNQLPYASATLNRLTAPRYSIPSGDPPPYPDPANQSSAVGRNPGQRLDSSLIHATLRRNSREAALKVSQMLEPPRPLPPKTKNSSSSALAASFQQRVPTALYTCSQCSSGSSVGSTAPGSTNGIAGGTIIRQDFPPGNGAPHSTVIVHSNSTTPLASQSSYSLLSALEGSGTAVGGGSNRDRADYVNSAFTEDESLNQSLRNLALGGNDASGLVVKRPPPYQWDPAATEEVWVPQERTATLNPTGPPGPHKPPPLILSPAQHLDVSRLPFVLSPKSPTSPSAASFQAAAAAAGYQISLQYPPATAYSGAQLQAIPGSPRPCSSPKEVVAPVPFSQQEATLVLPPGYPSNLANLTCCPLPPMYPGGSSGAGLPIPSIALHTPWGTYNSCPPIPSPAVPLPPKASHMAIDKNVLSPPPPPPPPPPPPAELQSHGGLQEAMAEAGEGFQEVLSLTESPVQQRSEKFGKKNRKRVDGRAEEANVPPLAEGSKSKKEGRALGDFNSLISSPRLGGRDKKKLKGQKEQQLKAKKLSKATANSEFQDSSESEPELFISGDELLNQCQSGKKGWKSKRNLRAASELDEIKCRKANEKEDRGLGSQGFVYVMANKQPLWNEATQVYQLDFGGRVTQESAKNFQIELEGRQVMQFGRIDGNAYILDFQYPFSAVQAFAVALANVTQRLK